The Prevotella melaninogenica genome window below encodes:
- a CDS encoding DUF5020 family protein: MKRFFSLAICMIAAFCCANAQNVQLHYDLGHSLYKNLSSRTTVTTTVEMFKPDTWGSTFMFTDIDYKSDGVMGAYWEISREFNLTKNKQWAAHVEYDGGLGSGKTMDSYYGNRYQHAVLLGGAWNWASKDFSKTFSLQLMYKYQFKNAHTGAHPFNGFQLTEVWGTTFAKGLCTFSGFCDLWYDPNVNGKMILLSEPQFWFNLNTLKGMKDVNLSLGTEVEISNNFVWNDKGQNNRFYAIPTVAAKWTF, translated from the coding sequence ATGAAAAGATTCTTTTCCCTCGCTATCTGTATGATAGCAGCTTTTTGTTGTGCAAACGCACAAAACGTTCAGTTACATTATGACTTAGGTCATAGTCTTTACAAGAACCTTAGTTCACGTACGACGGTAACAACAACCGTCGAGATGTTTAAGCCTGACACTTGGGGTTCTACTTTTATGTTTACTGATATTGACTACAAGAGCGATGGTGTGATGGGTGCTTATTGGGAGATTTCGCGTGAGTTTAATCTTACGAAGAATAAGCAGTGGGCTGCACACGTTGAGTATGACGGTGGTTTAGGTTCTGGTAAAACAATGGATAGCTATTATGGTAACCGTTATCAGCATGCTGTTCTTCTTGGTGGAGCATGGAACTGGGCTTCAAAAGACTTTTCAAAAACGTTTAGCCTTCAGTTGATGTATAAGTATCAGTTTAAGAATGCTCACACTGGTGCACATCCTTTCAATGGTTTTCAGCTGACAGAGGTGTGGGGTACAACCTTTGCTAAGGGTCTTTGTACATTCTCTGGGTTCTGTGATCTTTGGTATGATCCAAATGTTAATGGTAAAATGATTCTTCTCTCTGAGCCTCAGTTCTGGTTTAATCTCAATACGCTAAAGGGAATGAAAGATGTAAACCTCTCTCTGGGTACTGAGGTTGAGATTAGCAATAACTTCGTTTGGAATGACAAAGGTCAGAATAATCGTTTCTACGCTATCCCTACAGTGGCAGCTAAGTGGACATTCTAA